In Simplicispira sp. 125, one DNA window encodes the following:
- the rpoB gene encoding DNA-directed RNA polymerase subunit beta — MAYSYTERKRIRKSFGSRDSVLEVPYLLQMQKDAYTAFLQAGSAPKKRTNEGLQAAFNAAFPIVSHNGFVEMKFLEYNLAKPAFDVRECQTRGLTFASAVRAKVQLIIYDRESSTSQSKVVKEVKEQEVYMGEVPLMTDKGSFIINGTERVIVSQLHRSPGVFFEHDKGKTHSSGKLLFSARIIPYRGSWLDFEFDPKDILYFRVDRRRKMPVTILLKAIGLNPESILANFFVNDNFRLMDSGAQLEFVPERLRGEVARFDITDKSGKVVVAKDKRVTARHTRELEQSGTTHISVPEDFLVGRVVARNIVDGDTGEIIAKANEELTEALLKKLRSSGVLDLQCIYTNELDQGAYISQTLRIDETVDEFAARVAIYRMMRPGEPPTEDAVQALFQRLFYNPDTYDLSRVGRMKFNAKIGRDEATGPMVLSNEDILAVVKILVDLRNGNGEVDDIDHLGNRRVRCVGELAENQYRTGLARIEKAVKERLGQAEQDPLMPHDLINSKPISAALKEFFGASQLSQFMDQTNPLAEITHKRRVSALGPGGLTRERAGFEVRDVHVTHYGRVCPIETPEGPNIGLINSLALYARLNEYGFIETPYRRVAGGKVTNEIDYLSAIEEGKYIIAQANATLDAEGNLTGDLVSAREQGESVLVGAERIQYMDVSPAQIVSVAASLVPFLEHDDANRALMGANMSRQAVPVLRPEKPLVGTGIERVAAVDSGTVVTATRGGVVDYVDATRIVIRVNDAEAVAGEVGVDIYNLIKYQRSNQNTNIHQRPIVQKGDQLVKGDVIADGASTDFGEIAIGQNMLIAFMPWNGYNFEDSILISERVVSEDRYTSIHIEELVVMARDTKLGAEEITRDIPNLSEQQLNRLDESGIIYVGAEVMPGDTLVGKVTPKGETTLTPEEKLLRAIFGEKASDVKDTSLRVSQGSQGVVIDVQVFTREGIQRDKRAQQIIDDELKRFRLDLNDQLRIVEADAFDRIEKLLTGRVANGGPQKLAKGTKIDKAYLAAVEKFHWFDIRPAEDEVATQLESIKNSLEQTRHSFDLAFEEKRKKLTQGDELPAGVLKMVKVYLAVKRRLQPGDKMAGRHGNKGVVSKIVPVEDMPYMADGTTADIVLNPLGVPSRMNIGQVLEVHLGWAGKGIGQRIGDMLQQEAKTAELRKFLEEVYNSRGRKEDLSQLSDDELRAMAENLTNGVPYATPVFDGASENEILDMLKLAYPDDLAQRKGLTATRTQAQLYDGRTGDAFERTTTIGYMHYLKLHHLVDDKMHARSTGPYSLVTQQPLGGKAQFGGQRFGEMEVWALEAYGAAYVLQEMLTVKSDDVVGRTKVYESIVKGEHTIEAGMPESFNVLVKEIRSLGLDIELERS; from the coding sequence ATGGCTTATTCTTATACCGAACGCAAGCGAATTCGCAAAAGTTTCGGCAGCCGCGATAGCGTGCTGGAGGTTCCTTACCTGCTGCAAATGCAGAAGGACGCATACACCGCATTTCTCCAAGCGGGATCAGCGCCCAAAAAACGCACCAATGAGGGCCTGCAAGCCGCCTTCAATGCAGCTTTCCCTATCGTCTCGCACAATGGTTTTGTCGAGATGAAATTTCTCGAATACAACCTGGCCAAGCCGGCGTTCGATGTCCGTGAGTGCCAGACCCGCGGGTTGACCTTTGCGTCGGCCGTGCGCGCCAAGGTGCAGCTCATCATTTACGACCGCGAATCTTCGACATCGCAGTCCAAGGTTGTCAAGGAAGTGAAAGAGCAGGAAGTCTACATGGGCGAAGTGCCGCTCATGACCGACAAGGGCTCATTCATCATCAACGGTACCGAGCGCGTCATCGTGTCGCAGCTGCACCGTTCACCGGGCGTGTTCTTCGAGCACGACAAGGGCAAGACCCACAGTTCGGGCAAGCTGCTGTTTTCTGCTCGCATCATTCCCTACCGTGGCTCCTGGCTGGACTTCGAGTTTGACCCCAAGGATATTCTGTATTTCCGGGTGGACCGTCGCCGCAAAATGCCGGTCACCATTCTGCTCAAGGCCATTGGCCTGAACCCAGAATCCATCCTGGCGAATTTCTTTGTCAACGACAACTTCCGTTTGATGGACAGCGGGGCGCAGCTTGAGTTTGTGCCTGAGCGTCTGCGCGGTGAAGTCGCACGTTTCGACATCACCGACAAGTCGGGCAAGGTGGTGGTGGCCAAGGATAAGCGTGTCACGGCGCGCCACACCCGTGAACTCGAGCAATCGGGTACTACGCACATCAGCGTGCCGGAAGACTTTCTGGTAGGCCGTGTGGTGGCACGCAACATTGTCGATGGAGACACCGGTGAAATCATTGCCAAGGCCAACGAAGAGTTGACCGAGGCGCTGCTGAAGAAATTGCGTTCGTCGGGCGTGCTGGATTTGCAGTGCATCTATACGAATGAACTCGACCAAGGTGCCTATATTTCGCAAACCCTGCGGATCGACGAGACCGTGGACGAGTTCGCCGCGCGCGTGGCCATCTACCGCATGATGCGTCCTGGCGAGCCCCCTACCGAAGATGCCGTGCAGGCTTTGTTCCAGCGCCTGTTCTACAACCCTGACACCTACGATCTCTCGCGCGTAGGCCGGATGAAATTCAACGCCAAGATCGGCCGCGACGAGGCGACGGGCCCCATGGTCCTGAGCAACGAAGACATCCTGGCGGTGGTCAAGATTCTGGTGGATTTGCGTAACGGCAATGGCGAGGTAGACGATATCGACCACTTGGGCAATCGCCGCGTGCGTTGCGTCGGTGAGTTGGCTGAAAACCAGTACCGCACTGGTCTGGCGCGGATCGAAAAAGCTGTCAAGGAACGTCTGGGTCAGGCTGAGCAAGATCCGCTCATGCCGCACGATCTGATCAACTCCAAGCCGATCTCTGCCGCGCTGAAGGAGTTTTTTGGTGCTTCTCAGCTGTCGCAGTTCATGGACCAGACCAATCCCCTGGCTGAAATCACGCACAAGCGCCGTGTTTCCGCCCTGGGCCCGGGTGGTCTGACGCGCGAGCGTGCCGGATTTGAAGTGCGTGACGTGCACGTGACCCATTACGGTCGTGTCTGCCCTATCGAAACGCCCGAAGGTCCAAACATTGGTCTGATCAACTCGTTGGCGCTGTATGCGCGTCTGAACGAATACGGCTTCATCGAAACGCCTTACCGCCGCGTGGCGGGTGGCAAGGTGACCAACGAAATCGATTACTTGTCGGCGATTGAAGAAGGCAAGTACATCATCGCCCAGGCCAATGCGACGCTGGATGCCGAAGGCAACCTGACCGGTGATTTGGTTTCGGCGCGCGAACAGGGCGAGTCGGTGCTGGTGGGTGCAGAGCGCATCCAGTACATGGACGTTTCACCTGCACAGATCGTTTCTGTCGCAGCCTCGCTGGTACCATTCCTGGAGCACGACGACGCCAACCGCGCGCTGATGGGTGCCAACATGTCACGCCAGGCAGTGCCTGTGCTGCGCCCAGAGAAGCCGCTGGTGGGCACCGGCATTGAGCGCGTTGCAGCGGTCGACTCCGGCACGGTTGTGACAGCGACCCGTGGTGGTGTGGTCGATTACGTTGATGCGACCCGCATCGTGATCCGCGTGAACGATGCCGAAGCGGTGGCTGGTGAAGTGGGTGTGGATATCTACAACCTCATCAAGTACCAGCGCTCTAACCAGAACACCAACATCCACCAGCGTCCGATCGTCCAAAAGGGCGACCAACTGGTAAAGGGTGATGTGATTGCTGACGGCGCATCGACGGACTTTGGCGAAATCGCCATTGGTCAGAACATGCTGATCGCCTTCATGCCCTGGAACGGCTACAACTTCGAAGACTCGATCCTGATCAGCGAGCGCGTAGTGTCAGAAGACCGCTACACCTCGATCCATATCGAAGAACTCGTCGTGATGGCACGTGACACCAAACTGGGTGCCGAAGAAATCACGCGCGATATTCCGAATCTGTCCGAGCAGCAGCTCAACCGCCTGGACGAGTCCGGCATTATTTACGTCGGCGCTGAAGTCATGCCTGGCGACACGCTGGTCGGCAAAGTCACGCCCAAGGGCGAGACCACGCTCACGCCCGAAGAAAAACTGCTGCGCGCCATTTTTGGCGAAAAAGCATCGGACGTTAAAGACACCTCGTTGCGCGTCAGCCAAGGCTCGCAAGGTGTGGTGATCGATGTGCAGGTCTTCACCCGCGAAGGCATCCAGCGCGACAAGCGCGCCCAGCAAATCATTGACGATGAACTCAAGCGCTTCCGCCTGGACCTGAACGACCAGTTGCGCATTGTGGAAGCTGACGCCTTCGACCGTATCGAAAAGCTGTTGACAGGCCGCGTCGCCAATGGCGGTCCGCAAAAGCTTGCGAAGGGCACGAAGATTGACAAGGCGTATCTGGCCGCCGTGGAAAAGTTCCACTGGTTCGATATCCGTCCGGCCGAGGATGAAGTTGCCACGCAGCTTGAGAGCATCAAGAATTCGCTGGAGCAAACGCGCCACAGCTTTGACTTGGCTTTCGAAGAAAAGCGCAAGAAGCTCACGCAGGGCGATGAACTGCCTGCCGGCGTGCTCAAGATGGTCAAGGTCTACCTGGCCGTCAAGCGCCGCCTGCAGCCTGGTGACAAGATGGCCGGCCGCCACGGTAACAAGGGTGTGGTGTCCAAGATCGTTCCGGTCGAAGACATGCCCTACATGGCCGATGGCACCACTGCCGACATCGTGCTTAACCCGCTGGGCGTGCCTTCGCGGATGAACATCGGCCAGGTGCTGGAAGTCCACCTGGGATGGGCCGGCAAGGGCATCGGTCAACGCATTGGCGACATGCTGCAGCAAGAGGCCAAGACGGCAGAGCTGCGCAAGTTCCTGGAGGAGGTCTACAACTCCCGCGGACGCAAGGAAGACTTGTCGCAACTCAGCGATGACGAACTGCGCGCGATGGCAGAGAACCTCACCAATGGCGTTCCGTATGCCACGCCGGTGTTTGATGGTGCTTCCGAGAACGAAATTCTCGACATGCTCAAACTGGCGTATCCGGACGATCTGGCCCAACGCAAGGGCCTCACAGCCACGCGCACGCAGGCCCAGCTGTATGACGGACGCACGGGCGATGCCTTCGAGCGCACCACCACGATCGGCTACATGCACTACCTGAAGCTCCACCACCTGGTAGACGACAAGATGCACGCCCGCTCCACGGGTCCTTACTCGCTCGTTACGCAACAGCCGCTGGGTGGCAAGGCGCAGTTCGGTGGTCAGCGTTTTGGTGAGATGGAAGTGTGGGCGCTGGAAGCCTACGGCGCGGCCTATGTGCTGCAGGAAATGCTCACGGTCAAGTCCGATGACGTGGTGGGACGTACCAAGGTGTACGAAAGCATCGTCAAGGGCGAGCACACGATCGAAGCCGGCATGCCAGAGTCTTTCAACGTGCTGGTCAAGGAAATTCGTTCCTTGGGCCTGGACATCGAGCTCGAGCGCTCCTAA
- the rplJ gene encoding 50S ribosomal protein L10, with protein MSLNRSEKEAVISEVTSLAAKAQTLVIAEYRGITVADMTKLRVDARSKGVTLSVLKNTLARRAVAGSAFDVVADQMTGPLIYGFSEDAVAAAKVVADFAKTNDKLVIRGGAFGGKALDVNGVKQLANIPSKEVLLAQICGLLMSPMSRTAVVLGALAAKKGGGAAETAAEPVAA; from the coding sequence TTGAGTCTTAATCGCAGTGAGAAAGAAGCGGTCATCAGTGAAGTGACCAGCCTCGCCGCTAAAGCTCAAACGCTTGTGATCGCGGAGTACCGTGGCATCACGGTCGCCGACATGACCAAACTGCGTGTTGATGCTCGCAGCAAGGGCGTGACCCTGAGTGTTCTGAAGAACACCCTGGCTCGCCGTGCTGTCGCTGGCAGCGCATTTGACGTGGTGGCAGACCAGATGACCGGTCCGCTGATCTACGGCTTCTCCGAAGACGCTGTGGCCGCCGCGAAGGTGGTGGCCGATTTCGCGAAAACCAACGATAAATTGGTGATTCGCGGTGGCGCTTTCGGTGGTAAAGCCCTGGACGTCAACGGCGTTAAGCAGCTGGCTAACATTCCTTCCAAGGAAGTTCTGTTGGCTCAGATTTGTGGCTTGCTTATGTCCCCCATGTCGCGTACGGCCGTTGTGCTGGGCGCGCTGGCGGCCAAAAAAGGCGGAGGCGCAGCCGAAACGGCCGCCGAACCTGTCGCGGCTTGA
- the rpoC gene encoding DNA-directed RNA polymerase subunit beta', protein MKSLLDLFKQFTPDEHFDAIRIGMASPEKIRSWSFGEVKKPETINYRTFKPERDGLFCAKIFGPIKDYECLCGKYKRLKHRGVICEKCGVEVTQTKVRRERMGHIDLAAPCAHIWFLKSLPSRLGLVLDMTLRDIERVLYFEAYVVTDPGMTPLKKFSIMSEDDYDAKRKEYGDEFIAKMGAEGIRDLLDSIEIDSEIEKLRGDLTGSEVKVKKNSKRLKVLEAFKKSGIKPEWMVLEVLPVLPPDLRPLVPLDGGRFATSDLNDLYRRVINRNSRLRRLLELKAPEIIARNEKRMLQEAVDSLLDNGRRGKAMTGANKRALKSLADMIKGKSGRFRQNLLGKRVDYSGRSVIVVGPTLKLHQCGLPKLMALELFKPFIFSRLEAMGIATTIKAAKKEVESGTPVVWDILEEVIKEHPVMLNRAPTLHRLGIQAFEPILIEGKAIQLHPLVCAAFNADFDGDQMAVHIPLSVEAQMEARTLMLASNNVLFPASGEPSIVPSQDVVLGLYYATRDRINAKGEGLIFADTGEVQRALDAGEVDLTAKINVRMTEWTKNKATGEFEPSVSIVETTAGRALLSEILPKGLPFSNMNKALKKKEISKLINVSFRKCGLKETVVFADKLLQNGFRLATKAGISIAIEDMLVPPQKTSIIESAEREVKEIEQQYVSGLVTSGERYNKVVDIWGKAGDEVSKVMMQQLAKQKTTDRHGNQVDQESFNSIYMMADSGARGSAAQIRQLAGMRGLMAKPDGSIIETPITANFREGLNVLQYFISTHGARKGLADTALKTANSGYLTRRLVDVTQDLVVTEEDCGTSNGALMRAIVEGGEVIESLRDRILGRTVAEEVLHPETRAVLAPAGMMLEEDLIDELELAGVDEVKVRTALTCETRFGLCAKCYGRDLGRGGLINLGEAVGVIAAQSIGEPGTQLTMRTFHIGGAASRAAIASSVEAKSNGVISFNATMRYVTNSKGDLVVISRSGEIVIQDEHGRERERHKVPYGAALTVKADQQIKAGTILANWDPLTRPIITEFAGQAKFENVEEGLTVAKQVDDVTGLSTLVVIDPKRRGSAKVVKPQVKLIDANGNEVKIPGTDHSVTIGFQIGSLIQVRDGQDVGPGEVLARIPIEGQKTRDITGGLPRVAELFEARTPKDKGTLAEATGTVSFGKETKGKIRLQITDPEGKVSEELVPKEKNILVHEGQVVNRGESIVDGPADPQDILRLLGIEELSRYIVDEVQDVYRLQGVKINDKHIEVIVRQMLRRVVVENAGDSSYIAGEQVERSEILNTNEALQAEGKLPATYTNLLLGITKASLSTDSFISAASFQETTRVLTEAAIMGKRDELRGLKENVIVGRLIPAGTGMAYHQARKAKDAMDDAERRAIAEAEAAEMEGMTESVEPDGEPDAAGAAAAAAD, encoded by the coding sequence ATGAAATCGCTACTCGACCTGTTCAAGCAATTTACGCCGGATGAGCACTTTGACGCCATCCGTATCGGCATGGCTTCGCCCGAAAAGATCCGTTCGTGGTCTTTCGGCGAAGTGAAGAAGCCCGAGACCATCAACTACCGCACCTTCAAGCCCGAGCGTGATGGCCTGTTTTGCGCCAAGATTTTTGGTCCTATCAAGGACTACGAATGCCTGTGCGGCAAGTACAAGCGCCTCAAGCACCGTGGTGTCATCTGCGAAAAATGCGGCGTTGAAGTTACACAGACCAAGGTGCGCCGCGAGCGCATGGGCCACATCGACCTGGCCGCGCCCTGCGCGCACATTTGGTTCCTGAAGTCCTTGCCATCGCGCCTGGGCCTGGTGCTGGACATGACGCTGCGTGACATCGAGCGCGTACTGTACTTTGAAGCCTATGTGGTGACTGACCCCGGCATGACGCCGCTGAAGAAGTTCAGCATCATGTCTGAGGACGACTACGACGCCAAGCGCAAGGAATACGGCGACGAGTTCATCGCCAAGATGGGCGCTGAAGGTATACGTGATCTGCTCGACTCGATTGAGATCGACTCTGAGATCGAGAAATTGCGCGGCGACCTGACGGGTTCTGAAGTCAAAGTCAAAAAGAACTCCAAGCGCCTGAAGGTGCTCGAAGCGTTCAAGAAGTCGGGCATCAAGCCCGAGTGGATGGTGCTCGAAGTCCTGCCCGTGCTGCCGCCGGACCTGCGTCCGCTGGTGCCACTGGACGGTGGCCGTTTTGCGACCTCCGATCTGAACGACCTGTACCGCCGCGTCATCAACCGCAACAGCCGTCTGCGCCGCCTGCTGGAGCTCAAGGCCCCGGAAATCATTGCGCGCAACGAAAAGCGCATGCTGCAAGAAGCCGTGGACAGCCTGCTGGACAACGGCCGCCGTGGCAAGGCCATGACGGGTGCCAACAAGCGCGCGCTCAAGTCGCTCGCCGACATGATCAAGGGCAAGAGCGGTCGTTTCCGCCAGAACTTGCTGGGCAAGCGCGTCGACTACTCGGGCCGTTCGGTCATCGTGGTGGGCCCGACGTTGAAGCTCCACCAGTGCGGATTGCCCAAGCTGATGGCGCTCGAACTGTTCAAGCCTTTCATCTTCTCGCGCCTCGAAGCCATGGGCATCGCGACGACGATCAAGGCCGCCAAGAAGGAAGTTGAATCCGGCACGCCGGTGGTGTGGGACATCCTGGAAGAGGTCATCAAGGAGCACCCCGTGATGCTCAACCGTGCGCCTACGCTGCACCGTTTGGGTATCCAGGCCTTCGAGCCCATCCTGATCGAAGGCAAGGCCATCCAGCTGCACCCCCTCGTCTGTGCGGCGTTCAACGCCGACTTCGACGGTGACCAGATGGCTGTGCACATTCCGCTGTCGGTAGAAGCACAAATGGAAGCGCGCACGCTGATGCTGGCCTCCAACAACGTGTTGTTCCCGGCCTCGGGCGAGCCCTCCATCGTGCCGTCGCAAGACGTGGTGCTGGGTCTGTACTACGCCACGCGCGACCGTATCAACGCCAAGGGCGAGGGTCTGATCTTTGCTGACACCGGCGAAGTGCAACGCGCGCTCGACGCTGGCGAAGTGGACCTTACGGCCAAGATCAACGTGCGCATGACCGAGTGGACGAAGAACAAGGCTACAGGCGAGTTCGAACCTTCGGTCAGCATCGTTGAGACGACGGCTGGTCGTGCCTTGCTGTCTGAAATTCTTCCCAAAGGCCTGCCGTTCTCGAACATGAACAAGGCTTTGAAGAAGAAGGAAATCTCCAAACTCATCAACGTGTCCTTCCGCAAATGTGGACTCAAGGAGACGGTGGTGTTTGCCGACAAGCTGCTGCAGAACGGCTTCCGTCTGGCCACCAAGGCCGGTATCTCGATTGCCATCGAAGACATGCTGGTGCCGCCGCAAAAGACCAGCATCATCGAAAGCGCCGAGCGTGAAGTGAAGGAAATCGAGCAGCAATACGTCTCTGGTCTGGTGACCTCGGGCGAGCGCTACAACAAGGTGGTGGACATCTGGGGCAAGGCCGGTGACGAAGTCTCCAAGGTCATGATGCAACAGCTGGCCAAGCAAAAAACCACCGATCGCCACGGCAATCAGGTCGATCAAGAGTCGTTCAATTCCATCTACATGATGGCCGACTCGGGTGCCCGCGGCTCTGCAGCCCAGATCCGTCAGTTGGCCGGTATGCGGGGCCTGATGGCCAAGCCCGACGGCTCCATCATCGAGACCCCCATCACGGCAAACTTCCGTGAGGGTCTGAACGTGCTGCAGTACTTCATCTCCACGCACGGCGCCCGTAAGGGTCTGGCCGATACGGCGCTCAAGACCGCCAACTCGGGTTACTTGACACGCCGCTTGGTCGACGTGACGCAAGACCTGGTGGTGACGGAGGAAGACTGCGGTACATCCAATGGCGCACTGATGCGCGCCATCGTCGAAGGCGGCGAAGTGATCGAGTCTTTGCGCGATCGCATTCTGGGCCGCACGGTGGCGGAAGAGGTGCTGCACCCCGAAACCCGCGCCGTACTGGCCCCGGCGGGCATGATGCTGGAAGAGGACCTGATCGACGAGCTGGAATTGGCTGGCGTGGACGAAGTGAAGGTGCGTACAGCACTGACCTGCGAAACCCGCTTTGGTCTGTGCGCCAAGTGCTACGGCCGCGACCTGGGCCGCGGTGGCCTGATCAACCTTGGCGAAGCCGTGGGTGTGATCGCCGCCCAGTCCATCGGCGAGCCCGGCACGCAGCTGACCATGCGCACCTTCCACATTGGTGGTGCAGCGTCGCGTGCGGCGATTGCCTCCAGCGTGGAAGCCAAGTCCAACGGTGTCATCAGCTTCAACGCCACGATGCGCTATGTGACCAACAGCAAGGGCGATCTGGTGGTGATTTCCCGCTCCGGCGAAATCGTCATCCAGGACGAGCATGGCCGCGAGCGTGAGCGGCACAAGGTACCTTACGGTGCCGCGCTGACGGTCAAGGCTGACCAGCAGATCAAGGCTGGCACTATTCTGGCCAACTGGGATCCGCTGACGCGCCCGATCATTACCGAGTTTGCCGGTCAGGCGAAATTCGAGAACGTCGAAGAAGGCCTGACGGTCGCCAAGCAGGTGGACGATGTGACCGGCCTGTCCACGCTGGTCGTGATCGACCCCAAGCGCCGTGGTTCGGCCAAGGTGGTCAAGCCCCAGGTCAAGCTGATCGATGCCAATGGCAACGAGGTGAAGATCCCTGGTACCGACCACTCGGTGACCATCGGCTTCCAGATTGGCTCGCTGATCCAGGTGCGCGATGGTCAGGATGTGGGCCCCGGCGAAGTGCTGGCCCGTATCCCGATCGAAGGCCAGAAAACGCGCGATATCACCGGCGGTCTGCCGCGTGTGGCCGAGCTGTTTGAAGCCCGCACGCCCAAGGACAAGGGCACGCTGGCGGAAGCCACTGGTACCGTGTCGTTCGGCAAGGAAACCAAGGGCAAGATCCGCCTGCAGATCACCGACCCCGAGGGCAAGGTGTCTGAAGAGCTGGTCCCCAAGGAGAAGAACATCCTGGTGCACGAAGGCCAGGTGGTCAACCGTGGCGAATCGATTGTGGACGGCCCCGCCGACCCGCAAGACATCCTGCGTCTGCTGGGCATTGAAGAACTATCGCGCTACATCGTCGATGAAGTGCAGGACGTCTACCGCCTGCAGGGCGTGAAGATCAACGACAAGCACATCGAAGTGATCGTTCGCCAGATGCTGCGCCGCGTCGTGGTGGAAAACGCGGGTGACTCAAGCTACATCGCGGGCGAGCAGGTCGAGCGTTCCGAAATCCTCAACACCAACGAGGCGCTGCAGGCCGAGGGCAAGCTGCCCGCGACCTACACCAACTTGCTGCTGGGTATCACGAAGGCATCGCTGTCGACCGATTCGTTCATCTCGGCCGCTTCCTTCCAGGAAACGACCCGCGTGCTCACCGAGGCTGCCATCATGGGCAAGCGCGACGAGCTGCGTGGCCTGAAGGAGAACGTCATCGTGGGTCGCCTGATTCCTGCAGGCACCGGTATGGCTTACCACCAGGCTCGCAAAGCCAAGGACGCCATGGACGACGCCGAGCGCCGCGCCATCGCCGAGGCTGAAGCCGCCGAAATGGAAGGCATGACGGAATCCGTCGAGCCAGACGGTGAACCTGATGCCGCTGGTGCGGCCGCTGCTGCAGCGGATTAA
- the rplL gene encoding 50S ribosomal protein L7/L12, which produces MAFDKDAFLTALDSMTVLELNDLVKAIEEKFGVSAAAMAAPAAGGGGAAAAAEEQTEFNVVLLDAGAAKVSVIKAVREITGLGLKEAKDLVDGAPKNVKEGIAKADAEAAVKKLVEAGAKAELK; this is translated from the coding sequence ATGGCATTCGATAAAGACGCATTTTTGACCGCTCTGGACAGCATGACGGTTCTGGAACTCAATGACCTGGTGAAGGCCATTGAAGAGAAATTTGGCGTGAGCGCTGCAGCCATGGCTGCTCCTGCTGCTGGCGGCGGCGGCGCTGCTGCTGCTGCTGAAGAGCAGACGGAATTCAACGTGGTGCTGCTCGACGCTGGCGCCGCCAAGGTTTCGGTCATCAAGGCTGTGCGCGAAATCACCGGCCTGGGCCTCAAGGAAGCCAAGGATCTGGTGGACGGCGCTCCCAAGAATGTCAAGGAAGGCATTGCCAAGGCTGACGCCGAAGCAGCTGTCAAGAAGCTGGTGGAAGCCGGCGCCAAGGCCGAACTCAAGTAA